ACGGTCGACCGGCGCAAGGAGAAGAACCTCCGCCGCGACCCCCGTGTCACCGTCGTCGTGCAGCCCACCGACAACCCCTATACCTACGCCGAGATCCGCGGCAGCGCCGACCTCACCACCGAGGGCGGCCAGGAACTCATCGACGAGCTGTCCCTCAAGTACACGGGCAAGAAGTACGCGGAGTTCAACCCCCGCTCCGGGGACGACGCCGAGCGCGTCGTCGTGCGGATCACCCCCCGCAAGGTCGTCGGCCGCGTCTGAACGGCGGCCTGACACACGTCACAACGTCACGGTTGTGCCCCGTGTCCCCAAAGGGGTCGCGGGGCACTGCCTTGGGCCCACTACCCTGGAGGAGTGACTATTCGCCTGCACGACACCAGCGCCCGGAAGATCCGTGACTTCGTCCCGCTGACACCGGGTTGTGTCTCGATCTACCTCTGTGGTGCGACCGTGCAGGCCGCTCCGCACATCGGGCACATCCGGTCCGGCCTCAACTTCGACATCATGCGCCGCTGGTTCACGT
The DNA window shown above is from Streptomyces sp. NBC_01445 and carries:
- a CDS encoding PPOX class F420-dependent oxidoreductase codes for the protein MSAQLSDELKALLDTPVFITVATIQPDGSPQVSPVWVKRDGDDVLFSTTVDRRKEKNLRRDPRVTVVVQPTDNPYTYAEIRGSADLTTEGGQELIDELSLKYTGKKYAEFNPRSGDDAERVVVRITPRKVVGRV